The following are encoded in a window of Wolbachia endosymbiont (group B) of Hofmannophila pseudospretella genomic DNA:
- a CDS encoding extracellular solute-binding protein, with product MKKALVFIPLAAFILIVVNFLYKNSGTDDSQVVNVYSSRKEELVHSLFDEFTKNTGIKVRYIIDDYSQLLSRMENGGEADLFLTADAVNLILAKKRGLLSRVDSETLKNSIPAKFRDNEDYWFGLTKRARILVYNKESVDPKELSTYEDLADEKWKGKILVRSSTSPYNRSLIAFMIAKNGFEKTKEWVSGIVSNMARKPSGGDTDQIYAVAAGEGNVAIVNSYYFARILSSENKKNITEKLGAFFPNDGVMVNLSGAAVTKNAKNRENAIALLEFFVSKKAQELYAKKNQEYPIVEGIETSDVLKSWGNYPQNDLPISELEKHLFEAVMIADECKWK from the coding sequence ATGAAAAAAGCTTTAGTATTTATACCTTTAGCGGCATTTATATTGATAGTCGTTAATTTTCTATATAAAAATAGCGGAACTGATGATTCACAAGTAGTAAACGTTTATTCATCACGTAAAGAAGAATTAGTACATAGTTTATTTGATGAATTTACAAAAAATACCGGTATCAAGGTACGTTATATCATTGACGATTATTCTCAATTGCTTTCACGCATGGAAAATGGTGGTGAAGCTGATTTGTTTTTAACTGCAGATGCGGTAAATTTGATTTTAGCGAAAAAAAGAGGGCTCTTATCTCGAGTGGATTCAGAGACTCTAAAAAATTCCATACCTGCAAAATTTAGAGATAATGAAGATTATTGGTTTGGTCTAACAAAAAGAGCTAGAATATTGGTTTATAATAAAGAATCAGTAGATCCTAAGGAATTAAGTACTTATGAAGATTTAGCGGATGAAAAATGGAAAGGGAAAATATTAGTACGCTCTTCCACAAGTCCATATAATCGATCATTGATCGCTTTTATGATTGCAAAAAATGGTTTTGAAAAAACAAAAGAATGGGTGAGTGGAATTGTAAGCAACATGGCAAGAAAACCAAGCGGTGGTGATACAGATCAAATTTATGCTGTAGCCGCTGGTGAAGGCAATGTTGCAATAGTAAACAGCTACTACTTTGCAAGAATCCTTTCATCAGAAAATAAAAAGAATATCACAGAAAAGTTAGGAGCTTTCTTTCCTAATGATGGTGTAATGGTGAATCTTAGTGGTGCAGCAGTAACAAAAAACGCAAAAAATAGAGAAAATGCTATAGCTTTATTGGAATTTTTTGTAAGTAAAAAAGCTCAAGAATTATATGCTAAAAAAAATCAAGAATATCCCATTGTTGAAGGTATTGAAACTTCTGATGTATTAAAATCTTGGGGGAATTATCCACAAAATGATCTACCTATAAGTGAGCTTGAAAAGCACCTCTTTGAGGCTGTTATGATAGCAGATGAATGTAAGTGGAAATAA